From Rutidosis leptorrhynchoides isolate AG116_Rl617_1_P2 chromosome 3, CSIRO_AGI_Rlap_v1, whole genome shotgun sequence, a single genomic window includes:
- the LOC139901071 gene encoding uncharacterized protein, with amino-acid sequence MWDAEDDVQGLAQCAFHMLEDEDEDEDDIQQTENHHTVPNINAERLFHSKCVGKCNEKGLNMILDTMREAFPHACIPKSFYEVRKTIRELGLGYEKIDAYPNDCILYWKHNKDKIKCDVCQTSRYKQSNNDSDESTKQADHNDGDYKGKKVRENALCYFPLILHFQRLFMYPKTVESMRWHEESHMKDGLLRHPAYSPAWKTFNYQNHEFAKEPRNVRVGLENDGFNPVGNMSISHSTWPVVLMSYNLPPWLCMKKPFLFLTLLLSGPSAPASTKSNFQLRAGLIWTLIFLGAFRQLCLKVLNPTDLVKMEKDIGNILCELERIFTPSFFDVMIHLSVHIASEAGLGDLFITVGCIQSRASDVETIYNKTSRNHDGGGDETVLPILCMSGRPIGATNVERLGYDTLAIAHSYVLVNCSEIYFLRIDHLNIPTHGNQHKRKRDIQYVEKNRTIQNSGVMLEAITSRFSSARDNNPVTGHVTYYGVLNDIIKLLYADDKKVVLFHCDSISGSSRIKFDENGFTIIHFRGLKQTKEPYILASQAQQVFYAKDHVRKGWKVVIKTTPRDNFDMNEQMCIDDVETHLQSDTPLGPELVENATIELVAATNKYQIGDASR; translated from the exons ACTCTTCCATTCAAAGTGTGTTGGAAAATGTAATGAAAAAGGACTCAACATGATTCTTGACACAATGAGGGAAGCCTTCCCTCATGCTTGCATACCGAAGTCATTTTATGAAGTTAGGAAGACAATAAGAGAGTTGGGTCTTGGTTATGAGAAAATTGATGCTTATCCaaatgattgtatcttgtactggaAACATAACAAGGACAAAATTAAATGTGACGTATGTCAGACCTCAAGATATAAACAAAGTAACAATGATTCTGATGAGTCAACTAAACAAGCTGATCATAATGATGGTGATTATAAAGGTAAGAAGGTTAGAGAAAATGCATTATGCTATTTTCCACTCATACTACACTTTCAAAGATTGTTTATGTACCCGAAAACGGTTGAGTCCATGAGATGGCATGAAGAGAGTCATATGAAAGATGGTCTACTGAGACATCCCGCATATTCACCAGCCTGGAAAACATTTAATTACCAGAATCATGAATTCGCTAAAGAACCTCGTAATGTGAGGGTTGGTTTGGAAAATGATGGGTTTAACCCTGTTGGAAACATGAGTATTTCACATAGTACATGGCCAGTTGTTTTGATGTCGTATAATCTACCTCCATGGTTGTGCATGAAAAAACCTTTTTTATTCCTTACTTTACTTTTATCCGGTCCATCTGCTCCAG CATCAACAAAGAGTAACTTCCAACTGCGTGCTGGTTTGATATGGACG CTAATATTTCTAGGTGCATTCAG ACAGTTATGCTTAAAAGTTCTTAATCCTACTGATTTAGTTAAGATGGAAAAAGATATTGGAAACATACTTTGTGAATTAGAAAGGATTTTTACACCATCTTTTTTTGACGTTATGATTCATCTATCGGTTCATATAGCTTCAGAGGCCGGATTAGGGGACCTGTTCATTACCGTTGGATGTATCCAATCGAGAG CAAGTGACGTCGAGACTATATATAATAAGACTAGTCGAAAtcatgatggtggtggtgatgagaCTGTTTTACCAATATTGTGTATGTCTGGTCGACCCATTGGTGCAACAAACGTAGAAAGACTCGGCTATGACACTTTGGCTATTGCACACTCATATGTGTTGGTAAATTgtagtgaaatatatttcttacgAAT AGACCATCTGAATATTCCTACTCATGGAAATCAGCATAAACGTAAGCGTGACATTCAAT ATGTAGAGAAGAATAGGACAATACAAAATAGCGGAGTTATGCTTGAGGCTATAACAAGTAGATTCTCTAGTGCTAGAGATAACAATCCTGTTACGGGACATGTAACTTACTACGGTGTTTTAAATGATATAATCAAGTTGCTATATGCTGATGACAAGAAAGTAGTTTTGTTCCATTGTGATTCGATATCAGGTAGTTCCAGGATAAAATTTGATGAGAATGGGTTTACGATAATCCATTTTCGAGGTCTGAAGCAAACTAAAGAGCCTTATATCCTAGCTTCGCAAGCACAACAAGTATTTTATGCTAAAGATCATGTTCGTAAAGGTTGGAAAGTTGTGATCAAGACAACACCTAGAGATAATTTTGACATGAATGAACAAATGTGTATCGATGATGTAGAAACACATTTGCAGAGTGACACACCGTTGGGTCCTGAACTTGTAGAAAATGCGACTATTGAATTGGTTGCTGCTACAAATAAATATCAAATTGGAGACGCTTCCAGATGA